One Mycolicibacterium rufum genomic window, TGAGACACTCGGCGCGCTGTCGGCGGCATTCTCCGGCAGGGGAGAGAAGTTCGGGCAGGCGCTGAGCGATTTCAACACCGTGCTGGCCAAGCTGCAACCGAGCCTGCCGAGCCTGAGCCGTGACATCGAGCTCACCGCGCCGGTCGCCGCCGCCTACGCCGACGCCGCGCCGGATCTCGTTCGGACGATGCAGAATTCGACCACGCTCAGCGACAGCATCGTCGACCAGCAGGACAATCTGGACACGTTCCTGGTCAGCGCGATCGGCCTGGCCGACATCGGCAACGACGTCCTGGGCAGCAACCGGGCCGCCTTCAGCACCGTGCTGGACCTGCTGGTCCCCACCACCGATGTGTTCCAGCGGTATGCCCCTGCCATCGACTGCACGCTCAAGGGTATGCAGTACACGCTGCACCAACCGCCGCAGCTCGATCCCGGCGTGCTCGTCAACGTCGCGTTCACCCTCGGCATCGAGCGCTACCGTTACCCGGCCAACCTGCCCAAGGTGGCGGCCAAGGGCGGCCCGCAGTGTATGGGCCTGCCGTACATCGGATTCGGTAACCGGTCGAAGTACCTGGTCACCGATACCGGCGCCAATCCGTGGCAGTACGGCAACCAGGGCATCGTGCTCAATTCCGACGGCCTCAAGCAGCTGCTGTTCGGACCGCTGGACGGTCCGCCCCGCAACACCGCACAGATCGGGCAACCGGGATGACCCGCGCCACCGGCACGTTGATCAAATTCGGGATCTTCGCGGTGGTGATGGTCCTGCTCACCGCGTTCCTGTTCATGGCGTTCAGCCAGTACCGCAGCGGCTCGACGTCCAGCTACACCGCGGTGTTCGGGGACGCCTCGCGGCTGAAGACGGGCGACTCCGTGCGCGTCGCCGGGGTGCGGGTGGGCACCGTCGACGGCGTCGAGTTGCAGGACGACAAGAACGTCCTGGTGACCTTCGACGCCGACCGCACCGTCGTGCTGACCACCGGCACCAAGGCCGCGGTGCGCTATCTCAACCTGACCGGCGATCGTTATCTCGAGCTCCTCGACGGACCCGGCTCCACGCGGGTGCTCCCCGCGGGCGGACAGATCCCGAAGGAACGGACCGCCGGCGCCCTGGATCTCGACCTGCTGCTCGGGGGGTTGCGGCCGGTGGTGCAGGGTCTCAACCCCCAGGACGTGAACGCGCTGACCTCAGCGCTCGTGCAGATCTTCCAGGGGCAGGGCAACACCCTGGATTCGCTGCTGAGCAAGACGTCCTCGTTCTCCAGCACGCTGGCCGACAACAGCGCCGTGGTGCAGCAATTGATCGACAACCTGCGCACCGTCGTCGACACCATCGGCAAGGACGGCGATAAGTTCTCCGACGCGATCGACCGGCTCGAGCAACTGGTGAGCGGCCTGGCGCAGGATCGGGACCCGATCGGCACCGCCATCACCGCGCTGGACAACGGAACCGCCTCGATCTCCGACCTTCTCACCCAGGCCCGGCCACCGCTGGCGGGCACGGTCGACCAACTCAACCGGCTGGCGCCGCTGCTCGACGACCACCAGGTCGTCCTCGACCGGGCGCTGCAGCGCGCGCCGGAGACCTACCGGAAACTCGCCCGGCTGGGTTCCTACGGCAGCTGGATCATGTACTACATCTGCGGCCTGTCGATCCGCGTCACCGATCTGCAGGGCCGAACCGCGGTCTTCCCCATGATCAAACAAGAAGGCGGAAGGTGCGCTGAGCCCTGATGCGCAAATACCGGGAATCGAATCTCATCAAGGCGGGATTCATCGGCGTGACGCTGATCATCCTCGTCATCGCGGTCGGCCTGCAGCCCGAACGCCTGATCCAGTGGGCGACGTCCATCCGGCATCAGGCCCTGTTCACCGAGGCCGGCGGCATCACCGTCGGCAACGACGTGACGCTGTCGGGGATCAAGGTGGGCACCGTCACCGACGTCGCGCTCGACAACGGTGACGCGCTGGTCACGTTCACCATCGACGGCAAGTACCCCTTGGGGTCGTTGACCACCGCGCACATCCGGACCGGCTCCCTGCTGGGAGAGCGGGTGATCACCCTCGAGTCCGACGGCAGCGGCACGCTGGGTTCCCATGACGTCATCCCGACATCGCGCACCTCGTCTCCGTATTCGCTCACTGATGCCGTCGGCGACCTGACCACCAACACGGCGGGTACCGACACCGCGTCGCTGAACCAGTCGCTCGACACGCTGTCCTCGACGATCGATCAGATCGCTCCGCAACTCGGTCCGACATTCGACGGCCTGAGCCGGCTGTCCCAGTCGATCAACGACCGCAACGAGAACCTGGCCGCGCTGCTCAAGAGCGCCGGCGATGTCACCGAGGTGCTCTCGCAGCGCAGCCAGCAGGTGAACACCCTGCTGCTCAACGCCAATGACCTGCTCGGTGTGCTCAACGACCGGCGGCAGGCGATCGTGGACCTGCTCGCCAACACCTCGGCCGTCGCGCAGCAGCTCAGCGGTCTGGTCGCCGACAACGAGGCCGAACTGGCGCCGACACTGCAGCGGCTGAACTCGGTGATGGCGATGCTGGAACGCAACCGGGAGAACATCGCCAACACCCTGCCGAGTCTGAAGAAATTCATCCTGGCCCAGGGCGAGACGCTCGCCAACGGCCCGTACTACAACGCCTACGTTCCGAACCTGCAGCCCGCGCAGCTGTTGCAGCCGTTCATCGACTACGCGTTCGGGTTCCGGCGCGGCACCAATGCCGGTCAGCCACCGGACACGTCGGGGCCGCGTGCGGAACTCCCGCTGCCGTACAACGGAATTCCGGGAGGTACCCGCTGATGGGACGTAGGCGGTTGGCAACGATCCTGGCGGTGGTCCTCGCGGTGCTGCTGCTGGCCGGCGGCGGCTACCTGATCCGGCAGACCTACTTCGGGCCGCGCACCATCTCGGCGATCTTCACCTCTGCCACCGGCATCTACCCCGGTGACGAGGTGCGGGTGTCGGGCGTCAAGGTCGGCCGCATCGCGTCGATCACGCCCGAGGGAACACAGACCCGGATGGTGCTCGACGTGGACCGCGATGTGCCGATCCCGGCCGACGCCAAGGCGGTGATCGTCGCACCGAACCTGGTGGCCGCACGGTATCTGCAGCTGACCCCCGCCTACCGCTCGAGCGGGCCCACCCTGCCTGACGA contains:
- a CDS encoding MCE family protein, producing MVIAIVAVVALAVVLFRGGYRDTAGVTVISDRAGLVMNPQAKVKMRGVQVGTVESVSYRPDGTADLKLAIDNSALHLIPSNVGVDIASSTVFGAKSVELVAPPKPSDVPLRAGQTLQGQHVMVEANTVFQQLVSVLNKIDPAKLNETLGALSAAFSGRGEKFGQALSDFNTVLAKLQPSLPSLSRDIELTAPVAAAYADAAPDLVRTMQNSTTLSDSIVDQQDNLDTFLVSAIGLADIGNDVLGSNRAAFSTVLDLLVPTTDVFQRYAPAIDCTLKGMQYTLHQPPQLDPGVLVNVAFTLGIERYRYPANLPKVAAKGGPQCMGLPYIGFGNRSKYLVTDTGANPWQYGNQGIVLNSDGLKQLLFGPLDGPPRNTAQIGQPG
- a CDS encoding MCE family protein, producing MTRATGTLIKFGIFAVVMVLLTAFLFMAFSQYRSGSTSSYTAVFGDASRLKTGDSVRVAGVRVGTVDGVELQDDKNVLVTFDADRTVVLTTGTKAAVRYLNLTGDRYLELLDGPGSTRVLPAGGQIPKERTAGALDLDLLLGGLRPVVQGLNPQDVNALTSALVQIFQGQGNTLDSLLSKTSSFSSTLADNSAVVQQLIDNLRTVVDTIGKDGDKFSDAIDRLEQLVSGLAQDRDPIGTAITALDNGTASISDLLTQARPPLAGTVDQLNRLAPLLDDHQVVLDRALQRAPETYRKLARLGSYGSWIMYYICGLSIRVTDLQGRTAVFPMIKQEGGRCAEP
- a CDS encoding MCE family protein, whose product is MRKYRESNLIKAGFIGVTLIILVIAVGLQPERLIQWATSIRHQALFTEAGGITVGNDVTLSGIKVGTVTDVALDNGDALVTFTIDGKYPLGSLTTAHIRTGSLLGERVITLESDGSGTLGSHDVIPTSRTSSPYSLTDAVGDLTTNTAGTDTASLNQSLDTLSSTIDQIAPQLGPTFDGLSRLSQSINDRNENLAALLKSAGDVTEVLSQRSQQVNTLLLNANDLLGVLNDRRQAIVDLLANTSAVAQQLSGLVADNEAELAPTLQRLNSVMAMLERNRENIANTLPSLKKFILAQGETLANGPYYNAYVPNLQPAQLLQPFIDYAFGFRRGTNAGQPPDTSGPRAELPLPYNGIPGGTR